The following DNA comes from Verrucomicrobiia bacterium.
AAGTCGCCCGCCGCCACCCGTTCGCGCACCCGCGTGCTGCTGATCGGCTCTCCCCCCTCCTCGATGGGCGGCACGCCTTCCACGGCGAAACCGAGTTCCCGCCCGAGACGCTCGATCAATTCCAGGTTGCCGCTCCGCCGGTGACCGAACACGAACCCGGTTCCCACGGTGATGCCGAGGAGTTTTCCGAACCCGGTTCGCAGACGCTCGATGAAACGCTCCGCCGGCTGGCGGCTGAACTCGAGGTCGAAGCCGTACACCAGCGCCGTCGCCAGGCCGAGGGCTTCGATCGCCTCGAGGCGGCGCCACAAGGGGACCAGCATCGGGGGCGCCTTGTCCGGGGCCAGGACCGACTGCGGATGCCGGTCGAAGGTCACCGCCACCGCGGTTCCCCCTCCCGATTCCGCGCGGGCCAGGGTCCGGCGCACCACCTCGGCATGGCCACGATGAACGCCGTCGAACACCCCGATCGCCAGGCTCACCGGCCTGGCCGGATGCCCGATCGGCCCGGCTTCCCGCAACACGTTCATGCGCGCACCAGCTTTACGAAGGGGATCACCCGGGCCTTGAGTTCGGCCGGAGCCAGCGCCAGCAGGCCGTCGAGCGTCATCGCCTCATCCACCCCGAAACGCCCGGAGTCGAGCCGGCGCAGACCGCATAGATGCGCGCCGCACCCGACGCGCTCGCCCAATTCGTGGGCGATGGACCGGACGTAGGTCCCCTTGGTGCAGGCGAGGCGGAAGGCCCCCACGGGTTCC
Coding sequences within:
- the ribF gene encoding riboflavin biosynthesis protein RibF is translated as MNVLREAGPIGHPARPVSLAIGVFDGVHRGHAEVVRRTLARAESGGGTAVAVTFDRHPQSVLAPDKAPPMLVPLWRRLEAIEALGLATALVYGFDLEFSRQPAERFIERLRTGFGKLLGITVGTGFVFGHRRSGNLELIERLGRELGFAVEGVPPIEEGGEPISSTRVRERVAAGDFAGAGVLLGRPYSLAGEVVPGDRLGTQLGFPTANLDVTGLALPPAGVYAATAWVDGSRRPAAVNIGWRPTVGRTAGTIRVEAHLPGFAGDLYGRRLELELVRRLRGEVRFESRQALVEQIGRDVAEVREWAGNNGLPSATAGSL